The Pectobacterium wasabiae CFBP 3304 DNA segment TGCTGATTGCCACCTTGAAACCTATTAGGTAAAGCAGAATCAGCAGAGCGTTTTTTCTTTAATAAAGCGGCTCACCAGATTGCTTAATTCTTGTGCTGTCGGTTGAGCTAGTGCTTGATCCGCCAGCGCCTTCGCATCTTCGTAATTCGCATTACGGATGATTTTCTTGATGCTCGGGATAGAGATCGCACTCATACTGAATTCGTCCAGACCCATTCCCAATAACAGTAGTGTAGCACGTTCGTCACCGGCGAGCTCACCGCACATCCCTGTCCACTTGCCTTCGGCGTGAGACGCGTCGATGACCTGCTTAATCAGGGTAAGGACGGCGGGGGACATCGGGTTATAGAGATGAGAAATCAGCTCATTACCGCGATCAACTGCCAGAGTATACTGGGTTAAGTCATTTGTCCCAATACTAAAGAAGTCGACTTCTTTGGCTAAATGAGAAGCAATGGCGGCGGCGGCAGGCGTTTCAACCATCACGCCGACCTCAATGCTTTCGTCGAAGGCTTTACCTTCTTCTCGTAGCTGCGTTTTCAGCATCTCCAGTTCAGCTTTTAGCTCACGTACTTCTTCCACGGAGATGATCATCGGGAACATGATACGCAGTTTGCCAAAGTTGGACGCGCGTAGAATGGCACGCAACTGAGCATGCAGAATTTCTTTGCGATCCAAACAGATACGAATAGCACGCCAGCCAAGGAACGGGTTCTCTTCCTTCGGCAGATTCATGTAAGGCAGGTCTTTGTCGCCGCCGATATCCATGGTACGGACGATGACGGCCTGTGCACCAACGGCTTCGGCAACGGCCTTGTACGCCTGGAATTGCTCTTCTTCGGTCGGCAGCGAGTCACGATCCATGAACAGGAATTCGGTACGATACAGGCCAACGCCTTCTGCGCCGTTACGCTCCGCACCCGCGACATCACGCACGGTGCCGATGTTGGCACAGACTTCAACCTGATGACCGTCCAGCGTGATAGCTGGCAGATCTTTCAACTTAGCCAGCTCATATTTTTCAGCGTGGTATTGCTGCTGAACGGCTTTTAATTCTTCGATCTTATCCGCAGTCGGATTCTGATAGATCTTGTTGTTGACCGCATCCAGAATCAGATAGTCGCCGTTTTTGACCTGACGAGTGACATCTATCGTGCCGACGATCGCAGGCAGTTCCAGCGAACGGGCCATAATGGAGGTGTGAGAGGTACGGCCACCGATATCGGTAATGAAGCCTAACACTTTGTCCAGATTCAACTGTGCGGTTTCTGACGGTGTCAGATCCGTTGCGACCAGAATCACTTCATCCTGAATATCGCCCAGATCGACGATGGTCATATTGAGAATGTTGCGTAGCAAACGCTTCCCGATATCACGCATGTCTGCGGCGCGTTCTTTCAGATATTCATCATCAAGTTCTTCCAGCGCTTTGGCCTGGTTTTCGATAACGGAAAACGCGGCGGCATCGGCGGAAGCATGTTCATCTTTAATCAGGGCTATGATTTCCTGCTCGAACTCTTCATCTTCCAGCAACATGATGTGGCCTTCGAAGATGGCTTCTTTCTCTGCGCCCAGCGTCTCGCCCGCTTTCTTCTTGATAGCTTCCAACTGTGCGGATGCTTTGGAACGGCCAGTCAGAAAACGTTCAGTTTCCTGTTCTACCTGATCCGCAGAGATTTTTTTCCGGTTGATGAGAATTTCATCTTCTTTCAGTAACAGTGCCTTACCAAAAGCAATTCCCGGTGATACTAATATGCCTGAAATCATAACCCTACCTTACTCGATTCTGATGTTCACTAAAAAGACCCGTCGGTTACTCGAGCTCTGCCATCAGTTTAACCAGATGTTCAACCGCTTTTTGTTCGTCTTCGCCTTCCGCAGCGATAGTAACCACAGTTCCTTGGGTTAAGCCGAGTGTTTGTAATTTGAACAGGCTCTTGGCGCTGGCGCTCTTGCCGTTAGACGTCACGGTGATTTCGGAGGTGAAGCCTTTGGCTTCTTTGACGAATTGAGCAGCGGGACGAGTGTGCAGGCCATTTGGTGCGGTGATAGTCACTTCTTGCTGGAACATGTTTTTTCCCCAACTTATGGATTAGATTAATGTTGTGGAACTAAAGTTTAGCTGATTCACTGAACTTTAGCCTGTTTGGTTAGCGCCTGATTTATGTTACAGGGGCGAGCCACGATGCGACAAGAAAACCGTCAAACGTATTTCCTGAATAAAATACCATCAAACACCGCAGATTCCGCCACCCATTATCTTAACCCCGGTCGCAAAACGGCGATGTGGCTATCGTGCGCGGGGAACAAACAAGGTAATGAGGCGTGGCATTTGTCGGATATTAATTTCACGCATCAAAATAATTGCTTGGTTAAATACTAAACCTGATGCGGAAAAGCAATCTGTATGTGGTGGAAAGTTTGAAGTGTGCCACAAAAAAGCACCTAAATAGGTGCTTTTTTAACACATTGTTTACTTAGTGTTCGAGGGGGCGACGTGGCTATTGTTGCAGTTCCTGCTCGGTGAACAGGTCGGCAAAGAGTGCGGTGCTGAGGTAGCGTTCGCCGGAAGAAGGCAGAATAACGACGATAGTTTTACCGTCAAACTCTTTCTCTTTGAGCAAATTCAGCGCGGCAGCAACGGCTGCACCAGAAGAGATACCGGCCAGAATGCCTTCTTCTTCCATCAAACGGCGCGCGGTGCTGATCGCTTCTTCATTCGTGACTTTTTCTACGCGGTCAATCAGTTTCAGATCCAGGTTATCAGGAATAAAACCTGCTCCGATGCCTTGAATCTTGTGCGGGCCGGGTTTTAGTTCTTCGCCTGCCAGCGCCTGAGTGATTACCGGTGAGTCGGTAGGTTCAACCGCCACGCTGATAATGGCTTTGCCTTTGGTGTTTTTGATGTAGCGGCTTACACCGGTCAGCGTACCGCCAGTACCGACGCCAGAGATAAAGACATCAACCTGACCATCGGTATCTTCCCAGATTTCAGGGCCGGTAGTTTTCTCGTGGATCTCTGGGTTAGCCGGGTTGCTAAACTGTTGCAACAGCAGATAACGCTTTGGATCGCTGGCGACAATCTCTTCCGCTTTGGCGATCGCGCCTTTCATGCCTTTCGCGCCTTCGGTCAGCACCAGGTTGGCACCCAGTGCTTTCAGCAGCTTACGGCGCTCAATGCTCATGGTTTCTGGCATGGTGAGCGTGAGTTTGTAACCGCGAGCGGCTGCGACGTAGGCCAGGGCAATCCCTGTGTTTCCGCTGGTAGGTTCAACCAGTTCAATACCTGGTTTGAGAACGCCACGCTTTTCTGCATCCCAAATCAGGTTGGAGCCGATACGGCATTTTACGCTAAAGCTGGGGTTGCGGGATTCCACTTTAACCAGAATGCGTCCGTTGCCGATACGGTTCAGGCGAACCAGCGGCGTATGGCCGATTGTGAAAGAATTGTCTTCGTAGATCTTGCTCATAGCCTGTCCTTAATAACTGTATGAAATTTTTGCGAACGTAGAGAGAATACTCGTTCACACTTTTCAGTGAAGTAAAGAATTGCTATATCGTTATGTTCTTAAGAAATATCTTTTCATTACAATAGAAAACACTTGCCATGATCAACCCATGTACATTGTCTTTTTATGGTGCTGTTTTCGGTAGCGTCGCGGACAGATCCCGATAGCGATCCACCCACAACTGCGTCGCACCACATACCGCAACGGGCATGATGACCAGATTCAAGAAAGGCACCAGCGTAAATAGGCTGACCAATGCGCCAAACTGCATATTGGTGACTTTGTGGCGGCGTAATGCCTGCCGCATTGTGGAGAAGCCCACTTTGTGGTTATCAA contains these protein-coding regions:
- the ptsI gene encoding phosphoenolpyruvate-protein phosphotransferase PtsI translates to MISGILVSPGIAFGKALLLKEDEILINRKKISADQVEQETERFLTGRSKASAQLEAIKKKAGETLGAEKEAIFEGHIMLLEDEEFEQEIIALIKDEHASADAAAFSVIENQAKALEELDDEYLKERAADMRDIGKRLLRNILNMTIVDLGDIQDEVILVATDLTPSETAQLNLDKVLGFITDIGGRTSHTSIMARSLELPAIVGTIDVTRQVKNGDYLILDAVNNKIYQNPTADKIEELKAVQQQYHAEKYELAKLKDLPAITLDGHQVEVCANIGTVRDVAGAERNGAEGVGLYRTEFLFMDRDSLPTEEEQFQAYKAVAEAVGAQAVIVRTMDIGGDKDLPYMNLPKEENPFLGWRAIRICLDRKEILHAQLRAILRASNFGKLRIMFPMIISVEEVRELKAELEMLKTQLREEGKAFDESIEVGVMVETPAAAAIASHLAKEVDFFSIGTNDLTQYTLAVDRGNELISHLYNPMSPAVLTLIKQVIDASHAEGKWTGMCGELAGDERATLLLLGMGLDEFSMSAISIPSIKKIIRNANYEDAKALADQALAQPTAQELSNLVSRFIKEKTLC
- the ptsH gene encoding phosphocarrier protein Hpr — protein: MFQQEVTITAPNGLHTRPAAQFVKEAKGFTSEITVTSNGKSASAKSLFKLQTLGLTQGTVVTIAAEGEDEQKAVEHLVKLMAELE
- the cysK gene encoding cysteine synthase A, with translation MSKIYEDNSFTIGHTPLVRLNRIGNGRILVKVESRNPSFSVKCRIGSNLIWDAEKRGVLKPGIELVEPTSGNTGIALAYVAAARGYKLTLTMPETMSIERRKLLKALGANLVLTEGAKGMKGAIAKAEEIVASDPKRYLLLQQFSNPANPEIHEKTTGPEIWEDTDGQVDVFISGVGTGGTLTGVSRYIKNTKGKAIISVAVEPTDSPVITQALAGEELKPGPHKIQGIGAGFIPDNLDLKLIDRVEKVTNEEAISTARRLMEEEGILAGISSGAAVAAALNLLKEKEFDGKTIVVILPSSGERYLSTALFADLFTEQELQQ